A stretch of the uncultured Cohaesibacter sp. genome encodes the following:
- a CDS encoding acyl carrier protein translates to MSDIAERVKKIVIEHLGVEAEKVTDNASFIDDLGADSLDTVELVMAFEEEFGTEIPDDAAESIQTVGDAVSFLTKAAG, encoded by the coding sequence ATGAGCGATATCGCTGAACGCGTAAAAAAAATCGTGATCGAACATCTCGGTGTAGAAGCTGAAAAAGTGACCGATAATGCAAGCTTCATCGACGATCTGGGTGCAGACAGCCTGGACACCGTTGAGCTGGTTATGGCTTTTGAAGAAGAATTCGGCACCGAAATTCCTGACGATGCTGCTGAATCCATCCAGACCGTTGGCGACGCTGTATCCTTCCTGACCAAAGCTGCTGGCTAA